The genomic interval CGTCCACCGCCGCGATACCCTGGTCCGCGAGCACGAGCGCGCCCGCTTCGAGGGTCCACTGCTGGCCGTCGCCGAAGTCGTCGCGCACCGCCGCGGCCGTCAGCCCGGCCGAGGACGACCCCTTGCCGGAGGTGTACACCGAGCGCGGCGCGAGCTTCTTCACGTACTGGAGCAGTTGGGACTTCCCGGTGCCGGGGTCCCCGATGAGGAGCATGTGGAGGTCGCCGCGGATGCGCGAGCCGTCGGGGAGCGACTTCGCCACGCCCGAGAACAGCTGGAGGATGATGGCGAGCTTCTCGTCGGGGTAGCCGTAGATGGAGGGCGCCATCGACCCGATCATCTTGTCGTATATCTCCGGGTCGCTCGACAGTTCGACGATGCGTTTCTTGTCCTCCTCGGTGATGTCCATCTCCTCGAACTGCTCGTCCTCGATGGTGACGGCCATCCCCTCCATGTAGAAGTCGAAGATGGGGGACTTCTCCTGCTGGTTCCCCTGCTGTTCGAGCCGGAGGATGCCGGTGACGGTGACGTGGTCGCCGGCGGTGACCTTCCCGGTCACGTCGTCCTCGATGTTGATGTCTATCGCCTGGGGCGTCTCGCCGCCGCGCAGCCCCTCGGGCGACTCCTGGACCCGGAGCTTCTGGGAGTCGACGAACTCCGACTGGTCGAAGTTTATCTGGAACGGCCCCTGTCGCTCACACCCCTGACACTCGTGGGGCTCCTGGAAGTCGCCGTCCGACTGCGGGACGCGGGTCATCGTCCCGCAGCGCTGGCACTCGAAGGCGGCGTTGCGCATCTTCGGGCGTACGTCCGTCGCCTTCCGGACGATGCCCTGCACCGAGACGAGGTTGCCGACGTGGTCGGCGCGGATATCACGGATGCCGGTGTGCTGCCGGAGGTTGCGGACGCGGACGTGGGCGGAGCCGAGTTTCACGTCCACGGGGAGGTCGTAGAGTCGGAGCGCCTCCTCGGCGTAGTCGCGCATCTGGCTCGGCTGGGCGACGAAGTCGTCGGCCATGTCCGAGTCGTAGCGGTAGAGGTCGCCCCAGTCGAGGTACAGGGACTTGCGCTCGTTCGGGTACTTCTGTGCGAGGTCGCCGATCTCGTTCCGGTAGTAGGTGCGGTAGAACTCCTCGAACCGGTCGATTATCTCGGCGTTCTCCGCTCTGGCCATCTGTCAGCGACCCTTGTGCGTCCTGTGGTAAGAACGTTCGCAAGGCCGGGTGAAAGTGGTCGCGACCCCCCGTTCGTCGGTCAGGGGTCGCCGGGTCGAGCACCGGAAACGACGGGGGGTGAAGCGTGCGGACGCCCACCCCGTCACGCGGTCGCGTACCCTGTCGCAACGACAAGGCTTTTTCAGTCGGGTCGGCTACCGACCCGCTACACGTGGCCCACGCCTTTGCTTCGGACTTAACACAGCGTAGCGACCGCCAACGCCTCCCTCACGGGGGACCGACATGAACGCGGCCCGGGGGGTGACGGCCTGATGGCCCCCTCGTCGAAGACGGTCCAGAAGTCGTTCCTGAAGTACCAGCACCTGTTCGTGTTGACGACGCCGCTCGTGTTCG from Halosegnis marinus carries:
- a CDS encoding minichromosome maintenance protein MCM, with amino-acid sequence MARAENAEIIDRFEEFYRTYYRNEIGDLAQKYPNERKSLYLDWGDLYRYDSDMADDFVAQPSQMRDYAEEALRLYDLPVDVKLGSAHVRVRNLRQHTGIRDIRADHVGNLVSVQGIVRKATDVRPKMRNAAFECQRCGTMTRVPQSDGDFQEPHECQGCERQGPFQINFDQSEFVDSQKLRVQESPEGLRGGETPQAIDINIEDDVTGKVTAGDHVTVTGILRLEQQGNQQEKSPIFDFYMEGMAVTIEDEQFEEMDITEEDKKRIVELSSDPEIYDKMIGSMAPSIYGYPDEKLAIILQLFSGVAKSLPDGSRIRGDLHMLLIGDPGTGKSQLLQYVKKLAPRSVYTSGKGSSSAGLTAAAVRDDFGDGQQWTLEAGALVLADQGIAAVDELDKMRPEDRSAMHEALEQQSISISKAGINATLKSRCSLLGAANPKYGRFDEYEPIGEQIDLEPALISRFDLIFTVTDKPDEEKDGRLADHIINTNYAGELFTHRESVPTSNISQEEVDNVTEDVEPTIEADLLRKYIAYAKRNCFPTMTEEAKKEIRDFYVNLRSQGASEDAPVPVTARKLEALVRLAEASARVRLSDTVEKRDAEKVVEIVRDSLEAIGVDPETGEFDVDMVEAGTSKSQRDRIKNIKGIINELEDEYDDGAPIEEVFERADQVGMDRDKAEHEIEKLRRQGDIYEPVTDHLRTV